The Vitis vinifera cultivar Pinot Noir 40024 chromosome 16, ASM3070453v1 DNA segment CAGTCATAGGAAGATTTGTGCCGGGGATATTGTGCCTATTTGCCTATTTAGTCTACAAGTTTCGACGAAGACATTTATCGTTCGATGATGATGTTGAAGAATTTTTACAGAGCCATAAAAATCTTCAGCTAGTCAAGTACTCATATTCAGATATAAAGAAGATGACTAACAAATTTAGTAATAAATTAGGACAAGGAGGCTTTGGCTTTGTATATAAAGGAAAACTTCAAAGCGGTCAAATTGTAGCGGTAAAAGTTTTGGTTATGCATAAAGCTAATGGACAAGATTTTATCAATGAAGTAGCCACCATTGGAAGGATTCACCATGTTAATATAGTGCGACTTGTTGGATTTTGTGCAGAAGGATTAAAATGGGCTCTGGTATATGAATATATGCCTAATGGGTCCCTTgataagtttcttttttctaaacTTGAAAACAACATTCTTTTGAGTTGGGAAAGATTATATAAGATTGCACTTGGTGTGGGTCGTGGGATTGAATACTTACATCAAGGTTGTGACATGCAAATTCTGcattttgatatcaagccaCACAACATTCTTCTTGATGCAAACTTTATCCCAAAAGTTTCTGATTTTGGCCTTGCAAAATTACATTCAATAGAAGAAAGCATTGTGTCTCTAACTGCTGCTCGAGGAACATTAGGATATATTGCTCCAGAATTATTCTACAAGAACATTGGAGGTGTTTCATATAAAGCTGATGtgtatagttttggaatgttaTTAATGGAAATGGTGGGAAAAAGGAAGCATGCAAATACATGTCTAGAGCAAAGCCAAACATACTTCCCGTCATGGATTTATGATCGAATAGATCAAGGAGAAGACATGGAAATTGGAGATGCCACTGAGGACGAACACAAGTATATAAGGAAGATAGTCATAGTTGCATTATGGTGTGTACAGATGAATCCCACGGATCGCCCTTCAATGAGCAAGGCATTGGAGATGCTAGAAGGTGAAGTTGAACTCCTGCAAATGCCCCCCAGGCCTACTCTATACTCCAGGGAGATGTCAGTTGAGGATCATATGAACAATCCAGTTGGGGTACCAATTTCTTCACGAAATGCGACAATGACGATCAGCTTGGAGGGAAGGTAGTGCCTCGCAATAGCTACTCTCATTCTCTGTCCTGTAATACTTTGTGGTTGATTGGTTTAGATGCAAGGGTTAGTGCTCCTGTAAGATCCATATATGTACCAAGGTAATGTTTTAGCCAGAGGCAGTTCCTTGGCACCCTTGGACCGAGGGTAGTCTTCTGTATTCACCTTGAATTATCTAATAAATTTCTCCATTTCCCTTAAAGCATGTTTATAAGGATCAGAAAGGTTTCCACATGCCTTGAGAACActtgaaaatgagaaatgattAGGCTGTACACGGCCAGATATCATCTTGCAGAAAAGTTCAATAACTTCCTTATCACACTCTCCAATTTGCACATATGCTGTGATAATTGCGGTCCAAGACATAACATTATGCTCAGGCATCCGATCAAATACCTTCCTCAAATCATCCACGGACCCATCTGCTGTACGCTTTGCATACATGTCCACCAAGCTACAACCAACACAAACATCTGAAGCCAATCCCAAACGTATAACTTGGGAATGCAATTGCTTCCCTAGTGCTAACAATCCTGACTCTGTACTAGCAGAAAGGACACTACCATATGTAAACCGATCCAGTGCATGACCACTCAATTCCATATGCAAAAACAATTCAATTGCATCTCTGGCACAACCCAATTGCGCAAATCTAGTTGTCATCAAAGTCCAAGTACCCAAATTTCTCTCTGGCATTTTCTCGAACACCTTATAACCTGAGCCCAAGTCACCACTACCCTTCACGAACACATCAATCAATTCACACCCAACACACACATCAGCCTCAAAATACCCGGTTTTCACCACAAACCCATAAATTATCTCCCCAACTCATTGAACAAGCCCGAATCACGGCCACAAAGCAATACTCATTTGGGTAAAAACCCAAttcgagaaaataaaaaaatgtccaAATTGCTTGCAACTCCATGCTGTTAATCGCAAAACATGAGACCATCGCACTCCATGAAACCAAGTCTCTCTTATTTTCCATTCCCTCAAAAATCAACCTAGCGATTGCGGTGTCGCCACATTTGGAGTACAAGCCGATCAGAGTGTTCAACACAACCGAGTCGAGCTCAAGTCCAGACTGAATTAGCTTCCGGTGGACGAGTTTCCGGAGTTGGAAGTTGCGGAATCGGATGCAGGACTTGAGGAGGATGGAGTAGGTGGTGAGGTCTGGTGGGGCGTTTTGCAGGGTCATGAGATCAAGGGAGGAGAGTGCATGGTTGAGGCGGCCCACGTCGAGTTGGCGGATCCGACGGTTCTTGAGGGGCTCGAAGTTGGGGTTTTTGTGAGAATGCGGGTTGGGGATAATGTTTTGGCGGGGAGGGCTTGGGGTTTTGAAAGAAGGTGGAAGGAGGGGTTGGGCGGGAGAGGGAAGAGAGAGAGTTACCACGGCCttccccaacggctagtttgagaGAAATGATGTTGTGGAAGGCTTCAAGCTCATAAAAGAGGGAGAGCTgaccaaaaatgatttttgagtaTTGTTGGATTAATATTTTAGGAGgggtttcaaatttaattttggttGGCTTCTTCTACTTACCATGTCAAGCcccaaaaattcaaatttatggtaatttataagaaaataagattGACGAGTgatattgtttttctatttttaatttttaaaaataaagtgaaatagataGTAACTATATAATAcaacttaaaacttaaatactgattcaattaatataaaaaatttacgaataaaataagtttaaaataactattatttttcttttatatagaattattattcttgatttttttcattagataaatgaattccaaattaaacAACACTTAATGTgttaaattcattaatgaatttagaaaattttaaaaataatttaaaacttaaatagtgacccaattaatattagaatgttatgaataaaaattaatttataacaaCTCTAATATTTCTCTTctattatgaataaaaattaatttagaacaactttaatatttctctattatatagaatcattatgttaagtttttttttttcactaagtaaatgaacttcaaattaaataaaatttaataggTTGGATTTATTAACAATACTTTAAAACTCAAACAATATTCTTATTAATACCATAATTTcatggataaaaattggtttataatgactctattatttcttttctacacataactatatttttataaatttttccactagaaaaataaacttcaaatcaagtgatagtttttattgaatttattagtgaatttcaagtttttttaaaataatttggaactcaaaaataGATCATTTAGTcatcaaagcaaaaaaaaaaaaaaaaaaagaagaagaagaagaataaaattgatgtataatgagtcatgactttaatatttcttttatacatacaactatttaaaaaaaaattttactagataaataaattataaattaagtaaaacataattaataatttaatttttttaacaaatcctttaacttttaagaataatttgcaataaaaaaaattgatccaatTAATTGTAGAAATTGAGTACTAAATGTATGCAAGTAATAAAACTTGActcatttacatgttaaaaagttaaactttattcattattcatttttaaataaaatactattgacaattattatttttaaattattattatttatttttacggcaaatttttttttacaaaaatatgttaatattcttatgtttctaacatataataaaatagtatattttttattaaaaatataattgatgattttattataatatatactattcatgttttactaaaaaatatttcttttgaatttctttgtgatacaaaattattttcattttcaataagacttcaattaaatttaattaatgttatataaattgaatttataatatttttataaaatcaaaatagaaaatttatttttaaaaacagcttATCCAAAcaaattggttttatttttatttttaaagtattttttttataaacaacttgacaaataccttatttttataaaacattaaaaaattgttttatgttctttaacttaaaaaacaatttttaaaaatcatggccaaatggaaaaaaaataaattaaaggacATATttgatttgtattaaaaataaatactaaaatagtaatttttgtttcactagaataaaaaaattatttcataattaaaaaaattatttatctttaacttatatatagttgtaaatttattttttatttttttaaatgaaacttaacttgaatttgattttacattaatataaactaaatttataaaattcttaTACAACAAAAGTAAGACATTgtctttaaaaacaatacaaattctttcattcaaacaagtttttttatgaaatgcaTTTGCCAAATGCTcttgctttttaaaattttttaaaaaaactgtttttgtttgctattttaaaaacaagttttaaaaaacatagcCAAATGGACCTAAGAATTTGCTTGAgggttgtttttgaaaacaaattttcacaCTTAGAAccatatttggtaattgtttttgacAAAAAGATAGTTGTTGATAActtataacaaaattaaatctatttttgaaaattatggaTAACTTTATGTAATTTAGTAAAtatgttattaagaaaaaataatatgaatcaTATGATTCAAATAGGTTctcttttcatctttttttttttttttttttcaatttcttaagaaaatttagatatttatttatttttgatggaTTATTACTTAAGAATAAAACAAGacaatatacaaataatttaatttgaataagaaattaatctaaaatcaatccaaaaattttcaaaattgaaaccaTAATTCTTCTATTGCATACCTCATTATTTTTCCCTCATAATCTATCCAATTCTTAACAAACTAAAATtccataaattatattaattcaaTCCTTCATTGAAAATGGAAATAACAatatttaaatcatcaaatttgaaTTAGAAATGTTTAAACTCTTGTCGTATAGTAAAGTTAAGATAAAAAATCATCaattctaatgattttttttaattaattaaagagaattttggaaattattgccttactgtagacccccattttggggccTCACTTTTTAGCGTTTCTGTAGGTCACTTTCTTACCAGATGGAGGCCCCTCAATGAGCCACTTGTCGACTCGTGGATGGCTGCTAGGGAATCAGGCTAGTAGCTTAGAGGACCAATAAGGATACGACATCTGTAAAGAAGATTCTGAAAAGGAAGCTACAAGCCGTCATGCTGGAAGGGGATTCTGCAGGCCGTTATGAGACGCGTATGAGAGAGAAAGGGGAGACTGCAGAGTAGTGGTGCTTGGAGGTAGCTGTTTCTTTCTGGAGATATTGTTAGAGGGGCAAATCTGGTAGAGAAAGAAAAGACGAGGTTGGCAGAGAGCAGATGGCTTTTTGGGGAGGCTGGGCTGTGATTAGGAGGGGGGAGTTTTCGGGAGCTAGGAGAGGGAGCTAGAGGAGGTGCTTTTGGGCGGCCATTCTGGAGAGTTATTGAGAGGAGAGTAAGATCTTTTCAAGAGGGCTTTTGGCTGGTTTTTGGAAGAACGGTGAGAAGGGGGGGGAGGACTCCAAGAGCTTTTGAGAGAGTTTTCTGAAGCATTGTATCTTTTCAGGGAGTGAGGAAAAGAATAGAGAGCGacttgagagagagagggagagagctTGAGGGGCAAGTTTCGTTGAGGGGGAAGCGGATGTTGTACCTACGGAGGAGTAGATAAGGTTTTTTTCTGATAGTTTAGAGGATAGAACCTCGAAAGAGCATTTTCCAGGTATGCTACTCATTTATCTCCATTATTCTTCTGTTATTTGCTCCCCCCTGTTCCTAGCTGGGTGTTATTTAGCAGTTTGCGTGTGGATATCATGTGGTTGCTCTTgttgatttctatgttttcattGGATTCGCTATGACTAcatgttcatatttttttttctgggtTCATTTTGAGAGAAATGATGTGAATCTGGACCAGTTTTATCCGCGTGGTATCTCAAGGTCTTCTTCTTATCATTTCTCTTTAAATCCATTTCTTCCCCCACTAGTTGGTAAGCCTGTGGATGAATTATGAGACCAGGTCTTGCTTAACCAACTCCCATCTCACCCATCTTTGTTTGGTTCTATCAATTTTCCTCTATATTTTTTCTCTGTTTTGGTGTCTGTTCGCGACGTGTTTTGACTGGTGCATCTCCAATCTGAGAATGCAAATCCAAGGAGCGGGAACTGCGATTACAGGTGCTTAGTTTCTATGGAGTGCCCGAAGAGCATGTTGAGTAGATTGAGCCTGTTTTGAGTGTTCTATATCAGGATTGGAGGTCATAACTGAGTACCTATGCTTCAGAGTATCACAAAGCCCTTAAAATGTCATCCGCAGAGGACTTCTAAGGATACCTCTTGACTGCTTCATCTGTCTGTGCCACTCCTTCATCATCTATGGTATCATTTCCCTTTTGGCTGGCTATCCTTTGATGCGATGGAGAAGCTTAAACGGCACCGAACTCACCACGAAGAGCAACCAGTTATCCTCCTAGACAGGGAATGTGATTGCCAATGTTGCTGAAGGTAACGCAGAATATATTAATCAAGTTTTCTCGGATAATCGAAAGGTGTTTCGATGATGGGTCATGCTTAAGGACGATTCCATATATGAGATCTAGCGCAGTCGTGCACTTTATCCCGTTTCTTGGAAGCATAATGACAATGACGCAACGCTGGAAGTTTGAGATAGTGTGAAGCTTTATGAATAAGCTGCCAGGGTCGAAACGCCATGGATGACAGGCTCGACTTGATACCATAAGTATTGGGTGTATAAGATTCATGGTCTTACAGTCCCCGTTAATGAATCGCATTGAGTGCAAGTCCAGTATGACCCATGGACTTCGCTAGCCAGTTTATTCCCCCAGGATCTCCCACTTCTCTTGCATGTTGGAAGTTTGGGTCCGCATTGGCATGCTGTAACACGTCGTTCCAAGGATTGTAGAACGGGCGTCAGGATTTGTTTAATATATGCCGAAATCGTTGTATGAGAGTCAATTGGCATTGGGATATTATTGTTGCAGTGAGCTACCATTGAAAATATACGTATACAGTGTTTGCTACCCGGCTGGGTTTCGTGCACAATGGCAGCATTGAGGCAATTTGGAATCCTTGCTCTGGTATACAGCCAACCTCTAGCATCGTGAGCCAGTACCCCATTTCCATATCCAGATGCCCACCTGAAATGTCGAATCTAACACTTTCATTTCTTCCTCATACCCACTGCATCATTTCTTCACAACCATTTTCTAAACCCCATTGATCATACCCCCTACATATCTTTTCTCTCACTATCACCTTCCCATCCTCCATACCCATTGCCAGTAACTTGCTTCACCACCACATTTGCCCTTCTCATTCTTTCTAAACCCTCTCATCCTCCCTTTGCCGTCGGTCTCTACGCATCTCTCAACTTCCATATCCAGCGGTCCTAATCTAACCAGGCCGTCAAAGTCGCCGGTCAGATTCCCTTGGTTGCACCCTCCAATGAAACCGATCCAAGACCAACAAGGAAATCCCATATGACCCAAAGTCACGCCGGCTTTTGGACGAGCGTAGTCGTATTTTGTATTGGCGTTCCTTTGGCCAAGAGAGGGTGCACCTGCCACTTATCTGCTGAGCCATCAATGACACTCATAATAAATAATCAAGATAAGCATGTGGATGAGGAAGAGGTTGCCATGCCATGGCCCACAGGACAAGAAAGCTGTTGGAACGCCTGCTATGTTTGACTCATACATTTCTGAGGATCTCTACCTCTGCGTCTTGTTTCTGTTACATGTCGGGGTTTCTGTGGAAATCATAATGCAAAGATATAATGAATCAGATGTTGGGAGCATGGAAAGAGACTCCTGATGCTTCCAATGATATCTCGTCAGCCCTGAAATCGCTATCATCTCCCAAAGAGGATGCAAGCAATGAGCGCTACCTATCCGAGTCCAGAAACTCATGCACGGGATGGCTACTACCATCTCCAAATGCTGCAGCGACCCACTTCCCTCAGCCTTGGGCTCATCTACAACTTACCTTACCCATCCCAAACACCCTGCTCCCATCACCCATGCCACCTGTGAGCAAGAACACTAACCCGtgtctctccctctctctcgcCACTCGTTCTCTATTTAACGTCTCCCGCGCATGGCCATCCGTCGCTCCTCTCACACTCTTCTTCATCCTATCCCGCCGTCATGCTCATCACCTTCATCCATCTATATCTCTCATACCTACCCAATTAAGTAACCATACCCATTTCTTATTCCATATACTCACCGAGCCCATAGTTATACCATAATCTCTTGCTCATTTCCACATGTACCCACCATAGGTAACCTAACTAACCTTCATACCCACGCCCTCCGCCCCAGACCTGGTCATTTGTCCCATTCCCAACAACGGGTTTATGAGGATTTCGTTTGGTTTCTCTGGCAAAATCAATCTGGACAGAGCTCAAATGCAGTTCCTGCTGGATCACATGCTGTATTTGGTGGTCTTGGCAGTTCTAGTTTGTCTCGCGCTTATGCTTCATCATCAAGACAGCTTAGCCTAGGCTTCTACTCTACTGGGACCGGGGCCACTGGATCGAGTGCTACTTAGCTCTTGGATCTAATTCTTGAGGATATGGATCCCAGTTCTGCCCAATTCCTCAGTGGCCCTTTTGTACGCATTGGAGTGATGGATGGTGTTTCTCCTCATGGCTCTAAACTTAACTCTATTTCATTTTCGTCAATGGCTCCTACCCCTGAAGTTCATCCAGTGGAGGCCTCTAATGTTGGAAAAGGATTGGGAGCTACTCCACTATCATTGCCTGCTGCTTCTACCACAAAACATTTGTGGAGTGCATCTCTAAACCCTTGTTGAATATTGGAGATGCATTAGATAAGTACCAAATTGCTGCACAGGAGTTGGAAGCTTTGCTAACCAAGGACTCAGGATGCTGAAATTTAGGGGTTTATCACTCAGATTCCCGAAATAATACTCAAATGTATGTGCCGAGACGAGGCTGCATTGACTGTAGCTCAAAAGGTGTTTAAGAGTTTATATGAGA contains these protein-coding regions:
- the LOC100854552 gene encoding LEAF RUST 10 DISEASE-RESISTANCE LOCUS RECEPTOR-LIKE PROTEIN KINASE-like 2.4, which produces MMLREAQVLEIGLLTLLCACFLSICVANDQQQHQTCKPSSCGGIRNITYPFRLQGDPSGCGDPKYELICENNLTVFKQGGKKYFVAEINYHNYTIRMLDPGQKKGDCFSTPLYSSFSMPSCWSFSNMLHNFDPYPDYKDPYYCPDEWEHNTIVLLSCERPISDQNYIPIILCNRSEDNISSSSRTYAYVLAGKSLEAGLIRESCTIALTFVAQSELSSYSISDLQEKLLMGMELSFLHRLCITECSVKGLACDVDFNNNSIRCYRSGKCLYWGTWCSDTNWFKKYLYPFFGFLLNPTTLPFKALKEELGNYCAYNYYCNISMIGAWILRIIVIGRFVPGILCLFAYLVYKFRRRHLSFDDDVEEFLQSHKNLQLVKYSYSDIKKMTNKFSNKLGQGGFGFVYKGKLQSGQIVAVKVLVMHKANGQDFINEVATIGRIHHVNIVRLVGFCAEGLKWALVYEYMPNGSLDKFLFSKLENNILLSWERLYKIALGVGRGIEYLHQGCDMQILHFDIKPHNILLDANFIPKVSDFGLAKLHSIEESIVSLTAARGTLGYIAPELFYKNIGGVSYKADVYSFGMLLMEMVGKRKHANTCLEQSQTYFPSWIYDRIDQGEDMEIGDATEDEHKYIRKIVIVALWCVQMNPTDRPSMSKALEMLEGEVELLQMPPRPTLYSREMSVEDHMNNPVGVPISSRNATMTISLEGR